One window from the genome of Candidatus Didemnitutus sp. encodes:
- a CDS encoding Gfo/Idh/MocA family oxidoreductase, with the protein MNAPARSRAAIIGISGYGRIHLGLAREVADRLALAAAVVINPQEEAANVRALEAAGCRIYGNYEEMLRAEAGRIDLCLIPTGIAWHTRMTVAALRAGMNVLVEKPLAASVAEVHEVQAAAAAAQRFVAVGFQDIYAPEAQWLKRKLLDGVIGPIRSVRLLGLWPRPASYFSRNSWAGRLRADGALVLDSPLNNAFAHFVNLGLFFAGREFAAAAQARNVDAVLWRTNSIESFDTGVVRAETTDGVALWFGVTHAAPVVREPEIVIEGERGQVVWRHERECLITTAEGAAQCVALPDTSVTRTEMMRAVLRRLDDAEAFVCTPEIALRQTELVERVHAVAEITPAPGGVESRARQGGGEPMFCSPGLEEILQRAFHDRSLPTAVRA; encoded by the coding sequence ATGAACGCTCCCGCTCGCTCTCGCGCCGCGATCATTGGCATCTCCGGTTACGGCCGGATTCATCTGGGGCTGGCCCGCGAAGTGGCGGATCGGCTGGCGCTCGCCGCCGCGGTGGTGATCAACCCGCAGGAGGAAGCCGCCAATGTGCGCGCGCTCGAGGCGGCGGGCTGCCGCATCTACGGCAATTACGAGGAGATGCTGCGCGCCGAGGCGGGCCGCATCGATCTCTGCCTGATCCCCACCGGCATCGCGTGGCACACGCGGATGACGGTGGCGGCGTTGCGCGCCGGCATGAATGTGCTGGTGGAGAAGCCGCTCGCAGCGTCGGTGGCCGAGGTGCACGAGGTGCAGGCGGCGGCGGCGGCGGCGCAGCGGTTCGTGGCGGTGGGTTTTCAAGACATCTACGCGCCCGAGGCGCAGTGGCTGAAGCGCAAGCTGCTCGACGGCGTGATCGGCCCGATCCGTTCCGTGCGGCTGCTCGGGCTATGGCCGCGGCCGGCGAGCTATTTCTCGCGCAACAGCTGGGCGGGGCGCCTGCGAGCGGACGGCGCGCTGGTGCTGGATTCGCCGCTGAACAACGCCTTCGCGCATTTCGTGAACCTCGGGCTGTTCTTCGCGGGGCGGGAGTTCGCGGCCGCGGCGCAGGCGCGGAACGTCGATGCGGTGCTGTGGCGCACGAATTCGATCGAGAGCTTCGACACCGGCGTGGTCCGCGCGGAGACGACGGACGGCGTCGCGCTGTGGTTCGGCGTCACGCATGCGGCGCCGGTCGTGCGGGAGCCGGAAATCGTGATCGAGGGCGAGCGCGGCCAGGTCGTGTGGCGGCATGAGCGCGAGTGCTTGATCACGACCGCGGAGGGCGCGGCGCAGTGTGTCGCACTGCCCGACACGAGCGTGACGCGCACGGAGATGATGCGCGCGGTGCTGCGGCGTTTGGACGATGCCGAGGCTTTCGTGTGCACCCCCGAGATCGCGTTGCGGCAGACCGAGCTGGTCGAGCGCGTGCACGCGGTGGCGGAGATCACGCCGGCACCGGGTGGTGTCGAGAGTCGGGCGCGGCAAGGCGGCGGCGAGCCGATGTTCTGCTCGCCGGGTCTGGAGGAGATCTTGCAGCGCGCGTTTCACGATCGGTCATTGCCGACGGCGGTGCGCGCGTGA
- the rhaM gene encoding L-rhamnose mutarotase, with amino-acid sequence MIRKAFVMSVHAGQEAEYARRHQPIWPELEAVLRRHGVRNYSIFLDAGTRQLFGYVEIEDEARWAAIAQTPECRKWWAHMRDIMPSHPDNSPVSQELREVFHLD; translated from the coding sequence ATGATCCGAAAAGCCTTCGTGATGTCCGTGCACGCCGGCCAGGAGGCCGAATACGCCCGTCGGCACCAGCCGATCTGGCCCGAACTCGAGGCCGTGTTGCGCCGGCACGGCGTGCGCAATTACTCGATCTTCCTCGATGCGGGGACGCGGCAGCTGTTCGGCTACGTCGAGATCGAGGACGAGGCGCGTTGGGCCGCCATCGCGCAGACGCCGGAATGTCGGAAGTGGTGGGCGCACATGCGCGACATCATGCCGAGTCATCCGGACAACAGTCCGGTGTCGCAGGAGCTGCGCGAGGTTTTCCACCTCGATTGA
- a CDS encoding sugar phosphate isomerase/epimerase, producing MKRTLLCCTVLLALVSAFATDASSYSVAVCDWMILKRQKLGAFKLAHELGADGVEVDMGGLGNRATFDSKLGDPAVRVQFVAEAEKYCLHISSIAMSGFYAQSFAERDGVERMVQDAIDTAVALRVRVLFLPLGVQSDLVKRPELRPIVVARLRTVGERAAAAGVVIGIETSLDATAEAALLDEIASPAIKSYFNLANALQHGRDVLAELRTLGRNRIAQIHASNRDGHWLEKDPQVDLPALKRTLDAMGWHGWLVVERSRDATRATDVRYNFTANVAGLHRIFGPSAATR from the coding sequence ATGAAACGCACGCTGCTCTGCTGCACTGTCCTGCTCGCGCTGGTTTCCGCCTTTGCGACGGACGCCTCGTCCTACTCCGTTGCCGTCTGCGATTGGATGATTCTCAAGCGCCAGAAGCTCGGTGCCTTCAAACTCGCTCACGAACTGGGCGCCGACGGCGTCGAGGTCGACATGGGCGGCCTCGGCAACCGCGCCACCTTCGACAGCAAACTCGGCGATCCCGCCGTGCGCGTGCAATTCGTCGCCGAGGCGGAAAAATACTGCCTGCACATCAGCTCGATCGCCATGTCCGGTTTTTATGCCCAGTCGTTCGCCGAGCGCGACGGCGTCGAGCGCATGGTGCAGGACGCCATCGACACCGCGGTCGCGCTGCGTGTGCGCGTGCTTTTCCTCCCCTTGGGCGTGCAGAGCGATCTGGTGAAGCGCCCCGAACTGCGCCCCATCGTCGTCGCACGCCTCCGCACCGTCGGCGAGCGCGCCGCAGCCGCCGGCGTGGTCATCGGCATCGAAACCTCGCTCGACGCCACCGCCGAAGCCGCGTTGCTCGACGAAATCGCCAGTCCGGCGATCAAGAGCTACTTCAATCTCGCCAACGCGCTCCAGCACGGCCGCGACGTCCTCGCGGAGCTCCGCACACTGGGCCGGAACCGCATCGCGCAAATCCACGCGTCGAACCGCGACGGCCACTGGCTGGAGAAAGACCCGCAGGTCGACCTGCCTGCGCTCAAGCGCACGCTCGATGCGATGGGTTGGCACGGCTGGCTCGTCGTGGAGCGCTCGCGCGATGCCACGCGCGCCACCGACGTCCGCTACAATTTCACGGCCAACGTCGCCGGCTTGCACCGAATCTTCGGACCTTCGGCGGCGACGCGCTGA
- a CDS encoding DUF4982 domain-containing protein: MSLRRTVVLAFALCAAIAFAAEPRREWPLADGWRTAMDETNRARYDGFEQPAFDDSAWQTVSVPHNWDDYGGLRRTVHGNLHGYAWYRRSFAVPASEQGRRVFLFFEGVGSYATVWMNGQLAGRHAGGRTTFTLEVTDLVRFDAPNLLAVRADHPAGITDLPWVCGGCSPQPGFSEGSQPMGIFRPVTLLTTGDIRVAPFGVHVWNDETATAASATLHYTIELNGRFPTRSLVVENRVLDAQGKILVTHQAPVRFPGESMTLRNSLPLGYVTLWSPDQPYLYTLETTVLEDGNRLVDRVETPFGIRTIHWPAPDAPLPAAFLLNGQPVFINGTCEYEHNLGASHAFIAEQIAARVAQIRAAGFNAFRDAHQPHNLRYQDYWDREGLLWWPQMAAQVWFDTPEFRANFKQLLREWVRERRNSPSLVLWGLANESKLPADFAAECVAIIRELDPTTPSQRLVTTCNAGKGTDWNVPQNWSGTYGGKPEDYAEDLKRQRLVGEYGAWRSLGLHSEGGFIADGPRSESRADALLATKIRLAESVRAEVPGHFHWLFATHENPGRTIGSKGQQGTDGWAELDRLGPANNKGLLTLWGEPTDAFYLFRASYAPPSDPMVYIVSHTWPDRWDAPGVKDGIEVYSNCDEVELFNDAGGRESLGVRRNGGRGVPFRWDGVNVRNSVLAAEGRIGGQVVARDAIVLHHLPAAPHQAELLGATADLTAPEPGQNYLYRVNCGGPDYTDRHGALWQADDGSVSRPGWQSYSWAIGYEDLPNRFGSLRVSSEIVRGTEEQALFQTYRYGREKLSYVFAVPEGDYRLELYFMEPAYGLGGGDCTGWRLFDVAVNGTTLLRDVDLWREAGPTHAVRKVVHARAKDGCLVVSFPRVASYQAVISALAVSTSDPKAQVPQEVLELFHAPKPASAQVSPALDTAPQRLPVSAAQRTGQLWTWSVPLGLGGAHDFAFDYIATAPADVELQVHAADGSIVASRRFVLPSGAGSASLEGAGMNAGDYRVTLQVLSGALTPDALKVK; this comes from the coding sequence GTGAGCCTGCGGCGCACAGTCGTCCTTGCCTTCGCGCTATGCGCCGCGATCGCCTTTGCCGCGGAGCCGCGCCGCGAGTGGCCACTCGCCGACGGCTGGCGCACCGCGATGGACGAGACGAATCGCGCGCGCTACGACGGTTTCGAACAACCCGCGTTCGACGACTCAGCGTGGCAAACCGTCAGCGTGCCGCACAACTGGGACGACTACGGCGGCCTCCGTCGGACCGTGCACGGCAATCTCCACGGCTACGCGTGGTATCGCCGCAGCTTCGCGGTCCCCGCGAGCGAGCAGGGCCGGCGCGTCTTCCTCTTCTTCGAAGGCGTCGGCTCCTACGCCACCGTGTGGATGAACGGCCAACTCGCCGGCCGACACGCCGGCGGCCGCACTACCTTCACACTCGAAGTCACCGATCTCGTCCGCTTCGACGCGCCCAACTTGCTCGCCGTCCGCGCCGATCACCCAGCCGGCATCACCGATCTGCCTTGGGTGTGCGGCGGCTGCTCGCCCCAGCCCGGCTTTTCCGAAGGCAGCCAGCCAATGGGAATCTTTCGTCCGGTCACGCTGCTCACCACCGGCGACATTCGCGTGGCGCCCTTTGGGGTGCACGTCTGGAACGACGAGACCGCGACCGCCGCTTCCGCCACGCTTCACTACACGATCGAACTCAACGGCCGTTTCCCCACCCGCTCGCTCGTGGTTGAAAACCGAGTCCTCGACGCTCAAGGCAAGATCCTCGTCACGCACCAAGCCCCCGTCCGCTTCCCCGGAGAATCCATGACGCTCCGGAATTCGCTGCCCCTCGGTTACGTGACGCTGTGGTCCCCGGATCAACCCTATCTCTACACGCTCGAAACCACCGTGCTCGAGGATGGAAACCGCCTCGTCGACCGCGTCGAGACTCCCTTCGGCATCCGCACCATCCATTGGCCCGCGCCCGATGCGCCGTTGCCCGCGGCCTTTCTCCTCAACGGGCAGCCCGTCTTCATCAACGGCACCTGCGAATACGAGCACAACCTCGGCGCCAGCCACGCATTCATTGCCGAGCAAATCGCCGCGCGCGTCGCGCAGATCCGCGCCGCGGGCTTCAACGCCTTCCGCGACGCCCACCAGCCGCACAACCTCCGCTATCAGGACTACTGGGACCGCGAGGGACTCCTGTGGTGGCCGCAGATGGCCGCGCAGGTGTGGTTCGACACGCCGGAATTCCGCGCCAACTTCAAGCAGCTGCTCCGCGAGTGGGTGCGCGAGCGCCGCAACAGCCCATCGCTCGTGCTGTGGGGGCTCGCCAACGAGAGCAAGCTGCCTGCCGACTTCGCCGCCGAGTGCGTGGCCATCATCCGCGAACTCGATCCGACCACGCCGTCGCAGCGCCTCGTCACCACATGCAACGCGGGCAAAGGCACCGACTGGAACGTCCCGCAAAACTGGTCCGGCACCTACGGCGGCAAGCCCGAGGACTACGCCGAAGACCTGAAGCGTCAGCGCCTCGTCGGCGAATACGGTGCCTGGCGCAGCCTCGGCCTGCACTCCGAAGGCGGCTTCATCGCCGACGGCCCGCGCAGCGAATCGCGCGCCGACGCCCTCCTTGCCACCAAGATCCGCCTCGCCGAGTCCGTGCGCGCGGAGGTGCCCGGGCACTTCCACTGGCTCTTCGCCACGCACGAAAACCCCGGCCGCACCATCGGCTCGAAAGGCCAGCAAGGCACCGACGGCTGGGCCGAACTCGACCGCCTCGGTCCCGCCAACAACAAGGGTCTGCTCACGCTCTGGGGCGAGCCGACCGACGCCTTCTACCTTTTCCGCGCCAGCTACGCACCGCCGTCCGACCCGATGGTCTATATTGTCTCGCACACCTGGCCCGACCGCTGGGATGCGCCGGGCGTGAAGGACGGCATCGAGGTGTATTCCAACTGCGACGAGGTCGAGCTCTTCAACGACGCCGGCGGACGCGAATCGCTCGGCGTCCGTCGGAACGGCGGACGCGGCGTGCCGTTCCGGTGGGACGGCGTGAACGTCCGCAACAGCGTCCTCGCCGCCGAGGGCCGCATCGGCGGCCAGGTGGTCGCCCGCGACGCGATTGTCCTTCACCATCTGCCCGCCGCGCCGCATCAGGCGGAACTGCTCGGCGCGACGGCCGATCTCACCGCACCCGAGCCGGGCCAGAACTATCTCTACCGCGTGAATTGCGGCGGCCCCGACTACACCGACCGCCATGGCGCGCTCTGGCAAGCGGACGACGGCTCGGTGAGCCGGCCCGGCTGGCAAAGCTATTCCTGGGCGATCGGCTACGAGGATCTGCCCAACCGCTTCGGCAGCCTGCGCGTGAGCAGCGAGATCGTCCGCGGCACGGAGGAGCAGGCGCTTTTCCAGACCTACCGTTACGGCCGGGAAAAACTCTCCTACGTCTTCGCCGTGCCGGAGGGAGACTACCGTCTCGAGCTCTACTTCATGGAGCCCGCCTATGGCCTCGGAGGCGGCGACTGCACCGGCTGGCGGCTGTTCGACGTCGCCGTGAACGGCACCACGCTCCTCCGCGATGTCGACCTCTGGCGCGAGGCCGGTCCCACCCACGCTGTCCGCAAGGTCGTCCACGCGCGTGCGAAGGACGGGTGCCTGGTCGTTTCCTTCCCGCGCGTCGCCTCCTATCAGGCCGTCATCTCCGCCCTCGCGGTCTCGACCTCCGACCCCAAGGCACAAGTTCCGCAGGAGGTTCTTGAGCTGTTCCACGCTCCGAAGCCGGCATCCGCCCAGGTCAGCCCCGCGCTCGACACGGCGCCCCAGCGCCTTCCCGTCTCGGCTGCGCAACGCACGGGGCAGCTCTGGACCTGGAGCGTCCCGCTCGGCCTCGGCGGCGCTCACGACTTCGCGTTCGACTACATCGCCACCGCACCCGCCGACGTCGAGCTGCAAGTGCACGCAGCCGACGGCAGCATCGTCGCCTCCCGCCGCTTCGTCCTTCCCTCCGGCGCCGGCTCCGCCTCGCTCGAGGGCGCGGGCATGAACGCCGGGGATTACCGCGTGACGCTACAGGTGCTATCCGGCGCGCTCACCCCCGACGCCTTGAAAGTGAAATGA
- a CDS encoding sodium:solute symporter, whose product MNSLRWLDLAVIAVYMLGMIALGLRYSRRQKTTEDYFVAGRSIPAWAMGVSIFATLISSITFIAYPGGAFGGNWAELVPGFMVVVVLVLVGSIIIPFFREVVRMSAFEYFEKRFGYSVRLYTSLGFTLGHFSKMGFVFYLVALTVQSLTGWDMSLVIVASGVVTVIYTYAGGLEAVIWTDVAQGFIMWFGIAISLGTLLVLMPGGAAAGFQLAWENHKFDLGTLKFDLTGKSFWVMAAYGFFWYLQKYTADQTIIQRYLVAKDDRSAIRGVALGALLCIPVWALFLLIGTLTWSYYQLSGEVLPPHIVKPDQFYPHFLTTHVPAGFAGVIMASLFAAAMSTISSDLNCFAVVGVEDFYTKLRQNSTDRERLFMGRVIVAVAGALCTLVALWLASTKGTALSLYFTATSILAGGLFGVFALAFLSTRAHLRGLWVGIAACILFTAYATFTSGKAPVLDLGTWNFKLNGVLIGVIGHLLVVVIGYVGSLVIPGPRAPAGLTIWGWRAQRLAATTAS is encoded by the coding sequence ATGAATTCCCTCCGCTGGCTGGATCTCGCGGTCATTGCCGTCTACATGCTCGGCATGATCGCGCTCGGCCTGCGCTACAGCCGCCGGCAGAAGACGACCGAGGATTACTTCGTGGCCGGGCGCTCGATTCCGGCGTGGGCGATGGGCGTGTCGATCTTCGCCACGCTGATCAGCAGCATCACGTTCATCGCCTATCCGGGCGGCGCGTTCGGCGGCAACTGGGCCGAGCTCGTGCCCGGCTTCATGGTGGTCGTCGTTCTGGTGCTCGTGGGCTCGATCATCATTCCGTTTTTCCGCGAGGTCGTCCGCATGAGCGCGTTCGAGTATTTCGAAAAGCGCTTCGGCTACAGCGTGCGGCTCTACACCTCCCTCGGTTTCACGCTCGGGCATTTTTCGAAGATGGGCTTCGTGTTCTACCTCGTCGCGCTGACGGTGCAGAGTCTCACTGGCTGGGACATGTCGCTCGTCATCGTCGCCTCGGGCGTCGTCACGGTAATCTACACCTACGCGGGCGGCCTCGAAGCAGTCATCTGGACCGACGTCGCGCAGGGTTTCATCATGTGGTTCGGCATCGCGATCAGCCTCGGCACGCTGCTCGTGCTGATGCCGGGCGGCGCCGCGGCGGGTTTTCAGCTCGCGTGGGAAAACCACAAGTTCGACCTCGGCACATTGAAATTCGACCTCACCGGCAAGAGCTTCTGGGTCATGGCCGCCTACGGCTTCTTCTGGTATCTGCAAAAATACACTGCCGACCAAACGATCATCCAGCGCTACCTCGTGGCGAAGGACGACCGCTCGGCCATCCGCGGCGTCGCCCTCGGGGCGCTCCTCTGCATCCCGGTGTGGGCGCTCTTCCTTCTCATCGGGACGCTCACCTGGAGCTATTATCAACTGTCTGGCGAAGTCCTGCCGCCGCACATCGTGAAGCCCGACCAGTTCTATCCGCACTTCCTCACCACGCACGTGCCGGCCGGTTTCGCCGGCGTGATCATGGCGTCGCTCTTCGCCGCCGCCATGTCGACGATCTCGTCCGACCTCAATTGCTTCGCCGTCGTCGGCGTGGAGGATTTCTACACGAAGCTCCGACAAAACTCCACGGACCGCGAACGCCTTTTCATGGGCCGCGTGATCGTCGCCGTCGCCGGCGCGCTCTGCACCCTCGTCGCGCTCTGGCTGGCGAGCACCAAGGGCACGGCGCTTTCGCTCTACTTCACCGCCACTTCCATCCTCGCCGGCGGTCTCTTCGGCGTGTTCGCCCTGGCCTTTCTCAGCACCCGCGCGCATCTCCGCGGCCTCTGGGTGGGCATCGCGGCGTGCATCCTCTTCACCGCCTACGCGACATTCACCTCCGGCAAGGCGCCCGTCCTCGACCTCGGCACGTGGAACTTCAAGCTCAACGGTGTGCTCATCGGCGTCATCGGCCATCTCCTCGTGGTCGTGATCGGCTACGTCGGCAGCCTCGTCATTCCCGGCCCGCGCGCCCCGGCCGGCCTGACGATCTGGGGCTGGCGCGCACAGCGCCTCGCAGCGACAACCGCTTCCTGA
- a CDS encoding exo-alpha-sialidase, with protein sequence MMPRWLSFLCLPAALAAAPSAPPFVFTGTERADSTSDGGLRPVAGVQNIQVYRANRTHPANADKLGHTYFHQPMLAWWRGKFYLEFLSNPVGEHQGAGSTWLTSSADGVAWDAPRVIFPPFALPDGTSTLAHQRMGFYVAPAGQLLALAFYGKLPEPNDGTGLGRAVRELHEDGSLGPIYFIRFNAKQPFANFTPPYPLYTASPARSFVAACDALLANKLMTGQWWEEDQLDESGFYTIRGKAMSSVHRPDGAVLGVWKNALVALSRDEGRTWTEKQFGTNLPNNTSKYALARTGDDRFALFLNPTNRLRFPLAVMTSDDAEHFSQLLTVHGETPDQRFAGNFKNLGPQYVRAIAEGNGTPPDHAQATWVTYSVNKEDIWVARVPTPITGRVTGAVHDDFESDAVGTLPAGWNVYSPLWAPVRVVDAPVGARSLATASSVDSRANALPHSQSNHALELRDEDPYDYARATRIFPETHGLKAAFKVLPRQTNARLEIELTDARGNRQLFLALGEDGRVWVSHEGVWTDNGAYRVGEWLAFVYDASPKSTSDRGDLFLNGQSATPRAIGPTEATTTVERLTFRTGPARPRPFGGRDLAGADEKTPATSFLIDDVTLTPVASP encoded by the coding sequence ATGATGCCACGCTGGCTAAGCTTCCTCTGCCTGCCCGCCGCGCTGGCCGCCGCGCCGTCCGCACCGCCGTTCGTTTTCACCGGCACCGAACGCGCCGACTCCACCTCCGACGGCGGCCTGCGCCCGGTCGCCGGCGTGCAGAACATTCAAGTCTATCGCGCCAATCGCACCCACCCCGCCAACGCAGACAAACTCGGCCACACCTATTTTCACCAGCCGATGCTCGCGTGGTGGCGCGGCAAGTTCTACCTCGAGTTTCTCAGCAATCCCGTCGGCGAGCACCAGGGCGCAGGCTCGACGTGGCTCACCAGTTCCGCCGACGGCGTGGCGTGGGACGCGCCGCGCGTGATCTTCCCGCCGTTCGCGCTGCCCGACGGCACGTCGACCCTCGCGCACCAGCGCATGGGTTTCTACGTCGCGCCCGCCGGCCAGCTGCTTGCCCTCGCGTTCTACGGGAAGCTGCCCGAACCGAATGACGGCACCGGCCTCGGCCGCGCCGTGCGCGAGCTGCACGAGGACGGTTCGCTCGGGCCGATCTACTTCATCCGCTTCAACGCGAAGCAGCCGTTCGCGAACTTTACGCCGCCCTACCCGCTCTACACGGCGTCGCCGGCCCGCAGCTTCGTCGCCGCGTGCGACGCGCTGCTCGCGAACAAACTCATGACCGGCCAGTGGTGGGAAGAGGACCAGCTCGACGAGAGCGGCTTCTACACCATCCGCGGCAAGGCGATGTCCTCCGTCCACCGCCCCGACGGTGCCGTCCTCGGCGTCTGGAAGAACGCGCTCGTCGCCCTCTCGCGCGACGAGGGCCGCACCTGGACGGAAAAGCAATTCGGCACTAACCTGCCCAACAACACCTCGAAATACGCGCTAGCGCGCACTGGCGACGACCGCTTCGCGCTGTTCCTCAATCCGACCAACCGGCTGCGCTTCCCGCTCGCGGTGATGACCAGCGACGACGCCGAGCATTTTTCCCAGCTGCTGACCGTCCACGGCGAGACGCCCGACCAGCGCTTCGCGGGCAATTTCAAGAACCTCGGTCCACAATACGTCCGCGCCATCGCGGAGGGCAATGGCACGCCGCCCGACCACGCGCAGGCGACGTGGGTCACCTACAGCGTCAACAAGGAGGACATCTGGGTCGCGCGTGTGCCCACCCCGATCACCGGCCGGGTTACCGGCGCCGTGCACGATGATTTCGAAAGCGACGCCGTCGGCACACTGCCCGCCGGGTGGAATGTCTACAGCCCGCTCTGGGCGCCGGTGCGCGTCGTCGATGCCCCTGTGGGAGCTCGCTCGCTCGCGACAGCTTCAAGTGTCGATTCGCGAGCAAACGCACTCCCGCACTCCCAGTCGAACCACGCGCTCGAGCTGCGCGACGAGGATCCCTACGACTACGCGCGCGCCACGCGCATCTTCCCCGAGACGCACGGCTTGAAAGCCGCGTTCAAGGTTCTGCCGCGCCAGACCAACGCGCGCCTCGAGATCGAACTCACCGACGCCCGTGGCAACCGTCAGCTGTTCCTCGCACTCGGCGAAGACGGTCGCGTCTGGGTTTCGCACGAGGGCGTGTGGACCGACAACGGCGCCTACCGCGTCGGTGAATGGCTTGCGTTCGTCTACGACGCCTCGCCCAAATCCACCTCCGACCGCGGCGATCTTTTTCTCAACGGTCAATCGGCCACGCCGCGCGCGATCGGTCCGACCGAGGCGACGACGACGGTCGAGCGACTCACCTTCCGCACCGGCCCGGCGCGCCCGCGGCCCTTCGGCGGCCGCGACCTTGCTGGTGCCGACGAGAAAACGCCCGCCACTTCCTTTTTGATCGACGATGTCACGCTCACACCGGTGGCGTCGCCGTAG
- the pdxA gene encoding 4-hydroxythreonine-4-phosphate dehydrogenase PdxA: MTSTPLIALTLGDPAGTGPELILKALAQPDVRALGPLLVIGDAAVLARAQRYTGTTLPIRTVKKAADAPAFAADGIAVLDLANIDAARHQLGRVDPMCGQAAYESIQRATELALAGDVGAIVTSAINKAALNAAGHHFDGHTGLLAHLCGAPGATMMLVADTLRVSHVSTHVSLRQAIDRVRPERIVKVLQLTHDAVRRLGIAQPRLAVAGLNPHAGEGGLFGDEEEKFIAPAIAQARALGLDAHGPFAGDTVFFRTLQREFDAAVAMYHDQGHVAAKMLGIWRGVNVTLGLPIVRTSVEHGTDFANAGTGRGDPRSLVEAIKLAASMARNRTPAAA; this comes from the coding sequence ATGACCTCCACCCCGCTCATCGCACTGACCCTCGGCGATCCCGCCGGCACCGGCCCGGAGCTGATTCTCAAGGCCCTCGCGCAACCCGATGTCCGCGCGCTCGGCCCGCTGCTCGTCATCGGCGACGCCGCCGTCCTCGCGCGCGCGCAACGCTACACCGGCACGACGTTGCCGATCCGCACCGTCAAAAAAGCGGCCGACGCCCCCGCCTTTGCCGCCGACGGCATCGCGGTGCTCGACCTCGCCAACATCGACGCCGCGCGCCACCAGCTCGGCCGCGTCGACCCGATGTGCGGTCAGGCCGCCTACGAATCCATCCAGCGCGCCACCGAACTCGCGCTCGCCGGCGACGTCGGCGCGATCGTCACTTCAGCGATCAACAAGGCCGCGCTCAACGCCGCCGGCCACCACTTCGACGGCCACACCGGCCTGCTCGCGCATCTGTGCGGCGCACCCGGCGCCACCATGATGCTCGTCGCCGACACGCTGCGCGTCAGCCATGTCTCGACCCACGTATCGCTGCGCCAGGCCATCGATCGCGTCCGCCCCGAGCGCATCGTGAAAGTCCTCCAGCTCACGCACGACGCCGTGCGCCGCCTCGGCATCGCCCAACCGCGCCTTGCCGTCGCCGGCCTCAATCCGCACGCCGGCGAAGGCGGCCTCTTCGGCGACGAGGAGGAAAAATTCATCGCCCCCGCCATCGCGCAGGCGCGCGCCCTCGGCCTCGATGCGCACGGGCCGTTCGCGGGCGACACGGTTTTCTTCCGCACGCTCCAGCGCGAGTTCGACGCCGCCGTGGCGATGTATCACGATCAAGGCCACGTCGCCGCCAAGATGCTCGGCATCTGGCGCGGCGTGAACGTCACGCTCGGCCTCCCGATCGTCCGCACCTCCGTCGAGCACGGCACGGATTTCGCCAACGCCGGCACCGGCCGCGGCGATCCGCGCAGTCTTGTCGAAGCGATCAAGCTCGCCGCCAGCATGGCGCGCAACCGCACGCCCGCCGCCGCATGA